In Carya illinoinensis cultivar Pawnee chromosome 16, C.illinoinensisPawnee_v1, whole genome shotgun sequence, a single window of DNA contains:
- the LOC122298712 gene encoding amino acid permease 3-like, producing MRNHMLVRWKLAVCETGEFKGSLTGISIGRVTLCEKISRTFLAVADIAFAFRAYANAIFEVQDKVESPVEKMKKAIMISSAFMTFLYLLCSCLSYAAFGDHSTPRDLLADFGFGFNNPYNWLLVTANVALVIQCVGAYQVHSRALSDVIEDALTDRFPTLITREIIIPGFRPYELKYLFRLVWRTIFVVTTTLISMLLPFFNDVVGLIGALGFWPLTVYFPVQMYIEQKRVTKWSTEWILLQILSVLCFIITIAGVAGSIAGFALDLET from the exons atgagaaatcaCATGTTAGTCAGGTGGAAGCTAGCCGTTTGTG AAACTGGAGAGTTTAAGGGAAGCCTGACTGGAATAAGCATCGGTAGAGTGACTCTATGCGAAAAGATATCAAGGACCTTCCTAGCAGTTGCAGATATAGCCTTTGCATTTCGTGCTTACGCCAACGCCATTTTTGAAGTTCAG GACAAAGTTGAATCCCCAGTGGAGAAAATGAAGAAGGCCATTATGATTAGCTCTGCCTTCATGACCTTTTTGTACTTGCTCTGTAGCTGTTTGAGTTATGCTGCTTTTGGAGATCACAGCACCCCTAGAGACCTCCTCGCTGATTTCGGTTTCGGTTTCAATAACCCATATAATTGGCTGCTTGTCACGGCAAATGTTGCCTTGGTCATCCAGTGTGTTGGTGCATACCAAGTTCATTCTCGAGCACTATCCGATGTGATTGAGGATGCCTTAACAGACAGATTTCCTACCCTAATCACTAGAGAGATCATAATCCCTGGTTTCCGCCCCTACGAACTCAAGTACCTCTTCCGACTGGTTTGGAGAACAATCTTTGTGGTTACAACCACTCTCATATCAATGCTTCTGCCATTCTTCAACGACGTGGTTGGACTCATTGGAGCTTTAGGGTTTTGGCCTCTCACAGTTTACTTCCCTGTGCAGATGTATATAGAACAAAAGAGGGTAACAAAGTGGAGCACTGAATGGATTCTCCTTCAAATCCTGAGCGTCTTGTGCTTCATCATCACCATAGCCGGTGTAGCGGGCTCCATTGCTGGGTTTGCTCTTGATCTGGAGACTTAA